The Candidatus Desulfarcum epimagneticum DNA segment CACTTCTTTACTGGCTTGAAGACCATGGTGATATTTCCAACCAACACCAGGCGTTATATGATTCAATTTCAGAGAGTCTTATGGATGATCATCTTGATGAATTTGAGGCCAGGGAAATTCAATCTCTATTGGAAAAAACCTTATCCAAACTGGAATAAAAAAAAATAAAATTTTCCATTTTTCCATTCCATTTTCAAAAAATAAAATGCGCATTATCTGAGATTTTAATACC contains these protein-coding regions:
- a CDS encoding conserved hypothetical protein (Evidence 4 : Unknown function but conserved in other organisms), with the protein product MGILADKEVNYKEAYSLLYWLEDHGDISNQHQALYDSISESLMDDHLDEFEAREIQSLLEKTLSKLE